A window of the Streptomyces sp. NBC_01351 genome harbors these coding sequences:
- a CDS encoding type I polyketide synthase, giving the protein MSNEERLLEYLKRATTDLREARRRLAEAERRPTAASGRSGHHDDPIAIVGMGCRYPGGVTTPEELWQLVADGVDAIGEFPTDRGWDPDVYDAEPGTPGKTYAREGGFLYQAADFDPVFFGIGPKEALMTDPQQRLLLEVSWEAIERAGIDPTTLKGTSAGVFAGVMYHDYALGREPGSTTAGSVVSGRVAYTLGLEGPAVSVDTACSSSLVALHLAARSLRSGECDLALAGGVTVMATPDMFVYFSTQQGLASDGRSKSFSASADGVACSEGAGMLLLERLSDARRNGHPVLAVLRGSALNQDGASNGLTAPNGPAQQKVIRRALADAGLSAAEVDAVEAHGTGTTLGDPIEAQALLETYGQERPEERPLWLGSIKSNMGHSQAAAGVAGIIKMVMAMRHGILPKSLYAESPSGQVDWSEGNVELLAEARPWVPGGAVRRAGISSFGISGTNAHVIIEEAPAGAGETAVRAELPVVPWVVSAKTEQSLAAQAARLRDRVTGEPGTDAADIGLSLATARSAFAHRAVVLGDDREAALAALAEGEYHPGVVTGRIRRGGRTAFLFTGQGAQRLGMGRELYEAFPAFAAAYDTVCAEIDAHLGRSLREVVWGEDAETLNATAITQPALFALEVALYRLVETWAVKPDAVAGHSIGELAAAHVAGVLSLADAARLVVARGRLMQALPPGGAMLAVQATEEEVLPRLTDGVAIAAINGPDSVVVSGVEAAVLAVGEHFASAGRKTSRLAVSHAFHSALMDPMLDEFRAIAAQLTFSKPRIPAVSTVTGQVSNDWQSAEYWVGQVREAVRFTDAVETLAQQGVTRFLEIGPDGILTGLATQSVDSDEAVLVPALRRNRPEPEALINALAHLHVDGVRVDWTAFYAGTGARVTDLPTYAFQRSRYWVDAAGTTGSAPAGPHDVPSAEESREAAASLRNKLDGLGAAESGRVLLALVRTHVAAVLGYDSSAAVETDLAFRDMGFDSLAAVELRRRLTAASGCDLPATLIFDYPTPRAAAAFLAERMESESVSESAAGDPAAAALAELDRIEAVLTGFPASGGDTEVIGARADAITARLESVVRRWRDAHGGPAPADDGTDFETVTDEELFDVLDSEFGIS; this is encoded by the coding sequence GTGAGTAACGAGGAGCGACTTCTCGAATACCTGAAGCGGGCCACGACCGACCTGCGGGAGGCCCGCCGCCGGCTCGCGGAGGCCGAGCGCCGCCCCACCGCCGCTTCCGGCCGTTCCGGACACCACGACGACCCGATCGCGATCGTCGGCATGGGCTGCCGCTACCCGGGCGGGGTCACCACGCCCGAGGAGCTGTGGCAGCTGGTCGCGGACGGGGTCGACGCCATCGGCGAGTTCCCCACGGACCGCGGCTGGGACCCGGACGTGTACGACGCGGAACCGGGCACGCCCGGCAAGACGTACGCCCGCGAAGGCGGATTCCTCTACCAGGCAGCCGACTTCGACCCCGTCTTCTTCGGTATCGGCCCCAAGGAGGCCCTGATGACGGACCCTCAGCAGCGGCTGCTGCTGGAGGTGTCCTGGGAGGCCATCGAGCGGGCCGGGATCGATCCGACGACCCTCAAGGGCACGTCGGCCGGAGTGTTCGCCGGGGTCATGTACCACGACTATGCACTCGGCCGGGAGCCCGGAAGCACCACCGCCGGCAGCGTGGTCTCCGGCCGCGTCGCCTACACCCTGGGCCTCGAAGGTCCGGCGGTGAGCGTGGACACGGCCTGCTCGTCCTCCCTCGTGGCCCTCCACCTGGCCGCCCGGTCCCTGCGCTCGGGAGAGTGCGACCTGGCGCTGGCCGGCGGGGTGACCGTCATGGCCACCCCCGACATGTTCGTCTACTTCAGCACCCAGCAGGGTCTCGCCTCCGACGGTCGCTCCAAGTCCTTCTCCGCGTCCGCCGACGGCGTCGCCTGCTCGGAAGGCGCGGGCATGCTCCTGCTGGAGCGGCTCTCCGACGCCCGCCGCAACGGCCACCCGGTACTCGCAGTCCTCCGCGGGTCCGCGCTCAACCAGGACGGCGCCAGCAACGGCCTGACCGCCCCGAACGGCCCCGCGCAGCAGAAGGTCATCCGGCGGGCCCTGGCGGACGCCGGCCTGTCCGCGGCCGAGGTCGACGCGGTCGAGGCGCACGGCACCGGCACGACGCTGGGCGACCCGATCGAGGCGCAGGCGCTGCTGGAGACGTACGGGCAGGAGCGGCCCGAAGAGCGGCCGCTGTGGCTGGGGTCGATCAAATCCAACATGGGCCACAGCCAGGCGGCCGCGGGGGTCGCGGGGATCATCAAGATGGTCATGGCGATGCGCCACGGCATCCTGCCCAAGTCCCTGTACGCGGAGAGTCCTTCCGGCCAGGTGGACTGGTCGGAAGGCAACGTGGAACTGCTGGCCGAGGCGCGCCCCTGGGTGCCCGGCGGTGCGGTACGGCGGGCCGGCATTTCCTCCTTCGGGATCAGCGGGACGAACGCCCACGTGATCATCGAGGAGGCGCCGGCGGGCGCGGGGGAGACGGCTGTGCGGGCCGAACTCCCCGTGGTTCCCTGGGTGGTGTCGGCGAAGACCGAGCAGTCCCTCGCTGCTCAGGCCGCCCGCCTGCGGGACCGGGTCACGGGAGAGCCCGGGACCGATGCGGCGGACATCGGGCTCTCCCTGGCCACGGCACGCTCGGCCTTCGCCCACAGGGCGGTCGTCCTGGGCGACGACCGCGAGGCCGCACTCGCTGCCCTCGCCGAGGGCGAGTACCACCCCGGGGTGGTGACGGGCCGCATCCGGCGCGGCGGGCGCACGGCGTTCCTGTTCACCGGGCAGGGCGCGCAGCGCCTCGGGATGGGGCGCGAACTGTACGAAGCCTTCCCCGCGTTCGCCGCGGCCTACGACACCGTCTGCGCGGAGATCGACGCGCACCTGGGTCGGTCGTTGCGGGAGGTGGTGTGGGGTGAGGACGCGGAGACGCTGAACGCCACCGCGATCACCCAGCCCGCGCTGTTCGCCCTCGAAGTCGCCCTCTACCGCCTCGTCGAAACCTGGGCCGTCAAGCCCGACGCGGTCGCCGGTCACTCCATCGGCGAGCTGGCCGCCGCCCACGTGGCGGGGGTCCTGTCACTGGCCGATGCGGCCCGACTGGTCGTGGCGCGCGGTCGGCTGATGCAGGCGCTCCCGCCCGGGGGCGCGATGCTCGCCGTACAGGCCACCGAGGAAGAAGTCCTCCCACGGCTCACCGATGGGGTGGCCATCGCGGCGATCAACGGGCCCGATTCCGTGGTGGTGTCCGGTGTCGAAGCCGCCGTCCTGGCGGTCGGCGAGCACTTCGCCTCCGCCGGCCGCAAGACCAGCCGCCTCGCGGTCTCGCACGCCTTCCACTCGGCGCTGATGGACCCGATGCTCGACGAATTCCGGGCCATCGCAGCTCAGTTGACCTTCAGCAAGCCGCGCATCCCCGCCGTCTCCACGGTCACCGGTCAGGTCTCCAACGACTGGCAGTCGGCGGAGTACTGGGTCGGCCAGGTCCGGGAGGCCGTCCGCTTCACCGACGCCGTCGAGACCCTCGCCCAGCAGGGCGTCACCCGCTTCCTGGAGATCGGCCCGGACGGCATCCTCACCGGCCTCGCCACGCAGAGCGTCGACTCCGACGAGGCTGTCCTCGTACCGGCCCTGCGCAGGAACCGCCCCGAGCCCGAAGCCCTGATCAACGCTCTCGCCCACCTTCACGTGGACGGCGTACGCGTCGACTGGACGGCCTTCTACGCCGGCACCGGCGCCCGCGTCACCGACCTCCCCACCTACGCCTTCCAGCGCAGCCGCTACTGGGTCGACGCCGCCGGGACCACCGGCTCCGCGCCCGCCGGCCCCCACGACGTGCCCTCCGCCGAGGAGTCCCGGGAGGCAGCGGCCTCCCTGCGGAACAAGCTCGACGGACTCGGGGCCGCCGAGAGCGGCCGCGTGCTGCTGGCGTTGGTACGTACGCACGTCGCGGCCGTCCTCGGTTACGACTCCAGCGCGGCCGTCGAGACCGATCTCGCGTTCCGCGACATGGGCTTCGACTCCCTCGCCGCCGTGGAACTGCGCCGACGGCTCACCGCCGCCAGCGGATGCGACCTGCCGGCCACCCTGATCTTCGACTACCCGACCCCGCGGGCCGCCGCCGCCTTCCTGGCGGAACGGATGGAATCCGAGTCCGTGTCCGAGTCGGCGGCCGGCGACCCGGCCGCCGCGGCGCTGGCCGAACTCGACCGGATCGAGGCCGTGCTGACCGGATTCCCCGCCTCGGGCGGGGACACGGAGGTGATCGGCGCCCGCGCCGACGCGATCACCGCCCGGCTGGAGTCCGTCGTACGCCGCTGGCGCGACGCCCACGGCGGCCCCGCGCCGGCCGACGACGGCACCGACTTCGAAACGGTCACCGACGAGGAGCTGTTCGACGTGCTCGACAGCGAATTCGGCATCTCCTAG